The genomic region ACGAGAAGGACACTTTCATCAACATAGGCTCCCCGGAAAAAACCAAGGAGTACATGGCTAAATGGCAGGAACAGTTGGGGCACGCTTCGGCAAGGATCTCCGACCTGGAAAAGGTAGTGGTCACCTCGCAGGACAGGGAAATCGTCAAGTCGATGAAGACCCACCTCGAAACCTACGTAAACGGTTTTAAATCCATCTGCGCCGGATTGGAGGCTGGTAAAATCGCGAGCACCAAGGAGGCAAATGCCGCCATCGGGGAATACAAAGACGCCGTCCACGTCCTGGAAACTACGGCTAAGACCTATGCTGAGGATGGTGTGGCGCGCATGGCGCAAAAGGAAACGGAACTGGATCGAACCGCTGACCGTGCCGATGCTTTCATCATCTCGCTGGTGCTATCGGCGCTAGCCCTTTTGGTCCTCTCCTTCTACATGCTGATGCGCAGCCTTGCCGGGCCTGTCGCAGATCTCAGGTCCGCCGCGAGCAATGTCCAGGCCGGCAGCCGTCAGGTTTCCGCCGGTTCGGAGGATCTAAGCGAAGGGGCAACCGAGCAGGCCGCCGCCGCCGAGGAGGCCTCAAGCAGCATGGAACAGATGAGCGCCAACATACGCAACAACGCCGACAACGCTTCCCAGACCGAGAAGATGTCCCGGCAGAGCGCCGAGAGCGCCAAAGAGGGGGGCAAGGCGGTCGCTGAAACGGTCGTCGCGATGAGAAAGATCTCCGAGAAAACCTCCATCATCGGCGAGATTGCCAGGCAGACTAACCTGCTGGCGCTGAACGCCGCCATCGAGGCGGCCCGCGCAGGAGAGCACGGCAAAGGATTCGCAGTAGTTGCCAGCGAGGTGAGAAAGCTTGCGGAACGGAGCCAGGTAGCGTCGGCCGAAATCGAGGCGCTGTCGACTACCAGCGTACAGGTCGCGGAAAAAGCTGGTGACATGCTGGCCCGCATCGTCCCCGACATCGAGAAAACAGCTGAACTGGTTCACGAGATAAGCGTGGCATGCCGGGAACAGGACCAGGGTGCGGAGCAGGTGAACCAGGCCATCCAGCAGTTGGACCAGGTGATCCAGAGAAACGCCATGGCCTCCGAGGAACTGGCCGCGACCTCCGAGGAACTCGCGTCCCAGGCTGAGCAGTTGACCGACACCGTCTCCTTCTTCAGCATGAACAGCAACGGCGAGGGTGCAGGTGTCGCAGCATCGGGGATACGGCCTGTTGCGCGCAAAAAAGTAGTGGCCGTTTCGGGGGACCCGGTTCCCAGGACGAAGAGGCAGCTTACCAAGAGCGGCGCGCTGCCGGGTTACCAATACGAGTTGCAAGACGAGGATGAGTTCGAAAGGATGTAGCTAAGAAGCCGCGATTCAATGCGCATATGGCGAAGGCCCCCGGAGTTGAACTTCGGGGGCCTTTCGCGCGCTAGAGGCCTGCCTCCCCCCCCGTCCCTCTGACCCCACGATTATCTTCGAAACTGCACCTTTATTTCGGGGCAGATTCGCCGTATCTTTCCAGATCAGGACCATGCCTGTGACAGCAGCTTGACGCCCCGGTCTATGTCATCGAGCCGCAACCCGCCAAAACCCAAGATCACCCTGCTGCCGCTGCTGCCTTCGGCAAGGGTGGCCGAATAGGGAAACAGCTCGATCCCCCTGCTCCTGGCTCGGGTGATGAGCTCCTTTTCGCTTAGCTCGTGCCCGGAGAGTTCCAGTACCAAGTGCAGCCCCGCACCTTGTCCGAGTACCATGGCTTTTGAGCCGAAATGGGTCTCAACCGCCCGCAGCGTGGCATCGTGCTTCTTTTGGTAGAGGGTGCGCATCCGCCGCAAGTGCCGATCCCAGTGCCCCTGCTCCATGAACTCGGCGAGGGTCTTCTGTTCCAGCAAAGAGACCGAGCAGGCGTAGTCGCGGAAAAGCCGCTGGTAGGAGGAGACCAGCGGGTAAGGCAGCACCAGGTAGCTGACGCGCAGGGCCGGCGACAGCACCTTGGAGAAGGTGCCGAGGTAGACGATGTTCCCTTCGGGATGCAGCCCCTGTAGAGAAGGGATCGGCTTGCCGTGGTAGCGCAACTCGCTGTCGTAGTCGTCCTCGATAACGAAGCGATCCCCTATATTCGCCCATTCGATCAGTCTGAGCCGGTTGGCGATGGGCATCACGCACCCGGTCGGGAACTGATGGGAAGGTGTAACGTAGACGAGGGAAGCGCCGCTTGTTTCGAGGGCGTCGAGGTCGAGGCCGCCGGGTCCAACTGCTATGGGAACTGTGTCGAAGCCGTGGTTGCCGAAAATGGACCTGGGCAGGTGGAAGCCGGGGTTCTCGAGGGCTACCGCGGGATGCCGCTCTTTCTGGATCTGCGCGATGATGTCGAGGCTCTGTTGTATTCCGGAACAGACGACGATCTGTTCAGGGTCGCAGGCCACTCCGCGCGAACGCTCCAGGTAGAGCCGGATGCTGGAACGCAGTCTCCGCTCGCCTTGGGGCTCGCCGTACTGAGCCAGCGCGCCGCGACCCTGGCGCAACGAGTCCAGGAAGCATCTGCGCCATAGCGATGCGGGAAAGGCGTCCGGGTCGAGCCTCGCGGGGTGGAAGTCGATGTTTCCCTTTGGTTTTGGCTCGGGGAGAGAGGCGCGCCGTCGCATGGCTCGCTGCGGCGACAAAGGCAGGGCATCCGGCGTGAGCGCGGAAACGAAGTACCCGCTTCGCGGCTTGCTGTATATGTAACCTTCGGCGCAAAGTTCGAGATAGGCGCCTTCGACGGTGTTGCGGCTGACGGAGAGCTCGGCGGCCAACTCCCGCACCGAGAGGAGCTTCGAGTCCGATGGCAACTTCCCGGAGAGGACGCCTGCTTTCATCTGCTCATAAAGCTGCCTGTAAAGCGACGGTTTCCCGCGGTGGTCGAGGATGAACATAAGGCTCCTGGTCCAAAAAAACAAAAGGGTTGTGACATCGACCACGGCAGTTTAATGCAGCGGCGACAAAGTCGTCAAACGCAATCAGACCCTGCCAGTCGGGCAGGTTGAGGCCGACCCTTGAGGGGCAGTGCCCGATGGAAGGACCCGCAGATAACACTGGCCCTGCCGCAAACCGGCAGAGTCGAAACGTAAAAAAGGAGGATCTATGTTTTCGGAAAAGCTTCTCGAAGTGATGAAACATCCAGGCGTCGTCGCCATCGCTACCCAGGGGGAAGACGGCCCGCACCTGGTGAATACCTGGAACAGCTACCTGCAGCTGCCAAGGGAGGGATGCCTGCTGGTCCCTGCAGGGTACATGCACAGGACCGAGGCCAACATCGCGCGCGACAACCGCGTCCTGCTCACCATTGGCAGCCACGAGGTGGCGGGCAATATGGGCCCGGGAACGGGCTTCCTAATTAAGGGGACCGCAGGATTTGCCACGTCCGGACCCGATTTTGACATCATCAAGAGGAAATACGCCTGGGCAAGGGGGGCTTTGGTAGTTACGGTCGAGTCAGCTACCCAGACGCTTTAGGAGCCGGGGCAGATTCGAGCGGGCTGCCCCTCCCCGCATAAATTGAAAGCCCCCGGCAACGGCAGGGGGCTTTCAATTCCTTTGTCTGCGCCGTGCAGTACGGCAAGATTCTTTTTGCCGGCTGCTCCGCCGGCGAACCACTGTGGCGGTGGCACCCTCAGTTGGTGGCGGCTATTCCGACCTTCTCCATCGATGCCGCACCTGCCGCAAAAGCCCGCTTCCAACGGCGGTGCACCCAGTACCACTGGGTCGGGTGCGCCACGACGAAATCCTCCACGTAACGTGAGAGAGCCTGGATGTCCTTGGTGATTCCAGCCTCGCTCTCGTCGCCGCTGAAGCTGTACTCGGGATGAAAGGTGATTACCTGCCGCCCCTCCTCACGATGGATGAATACCGGCACCACCGCTGCTCCGCTTGCCCTGGCAATGATAGCGGGAGCCTTGGAGGCCCAGGCAGGACGCCCCATGACCTCTATGAGCACTCCTTCTTCGGGGAGGACGGCTTGGTCAGCCAGGATCCCGACCAGTTCCCCCTTCTTTAGCGCTTTCAGAATCCCTCTGAGCGCCCCCTGCTTGTCCAGAACACGGCTGTGATAGCGCATGCGCATCCGGGTGATCATCTTTTCCAGAAAGGGATTTTTCTGGCGCCGCGCAACTACGACCCCGTCGCCGAAAATGCTCCCCAGCGCCAGCGCCATCACTTCCCAGTTTCCGCAGTGGCCGCTGAAGCAAACCACCCCCTTACCTTTGGCCCGGGCACGATCGAGATTTTCCCGGCCGCGTAGCTCGATGCTGTCCAAGACGCCTTTTTCCTGGCCGTGGTAGAGCCGGCTGATCTCGACCAAGTGGCGACCCAGGTTTTTGAAGTTTTTTCGTGCCAGTTCTTCGACGCTTGGATGTTCAGGGTTCCAAAGGGGGTGGGACTGCATGAAAGGTAGTGCGCGGCTGATGTTTTCGATCACAACATCTCGGCGTCTGGGGAGTATCCGGGAGATGAACACCCCCCCGCAAGCGCCTAACCGGCAGCTCAGCGATATGGGAATACTGCTGGCAAGGAGGGTAAGGGCGTAAAAAAAAGCCGATTGTACGCCCCAGAAAACAAAAGCCGGTGCAACTCCGGTGCGGCCACTTTTGCGGGATGCTTGATCACTCACAACGGTCCTCCGTGAAAGGAAGCCTGGAAGCCTACGTTTGTCAGGCGCTTGCCAAGAGGCGGGTACTTCTTATTAATGAGACGCGTTGCTGCACCATAGGCCATAATTGGTCAACTCTCAACCGAAAAATTCTTGGAGCCGTGTTCGGCATCGGTAGCCTCTACCGGTATAAAAAAAAGGCCCTTGGCGAGCGCCAAGGGCCTTTTTTCGCGGGGAACCTCTCTGCGGTTCCCGCCGGTTCAGCCGCTGGTATTGGGAGGACCCGGTTTGTGATGCCTCCAGCCCCCGCGGCGAAAAGCCTTGAAGGAGCCGGCCACCACTTCCGCCGGGACGGCCAGCAGCCACACGGTCAGTACGATGGCTATGATCGCCAGTATTATGAGAATGAGCGTTGTCATAATGAACCTCCTGTCTTTCCACCCTAATAAGAACTTACCACAGGGGTGTTCACATGAACAAGCCCGGCCACGGTCAAGGAGCTAGCACCGTAAAGCGGTCTTCGATCCCCTCGTCGTATGCATGTCTGGAATCTACGGTATCATTCCTAACTGTTCGCCCGAAGCCGGAGCGCCGGTAAGGAGGCACCCACCGGATGACCCCGCGCCACTCCCCCGTGAGCGACACCTGCAAACCCTGCAAAAAGGTTCGACCACGTGAACGGGGGCTGAGTGTCGACACGAAAGCGGCGGCTGCTTTTGCGGAAGGGATTGCGGCATTGCATATCCTTGATTGCAGACGGAAATCGGAAAAGACCCAGGTGCGAACTACATATTGCACGACGCCGTTTCTCCTGCTACTATCCAGGTCATTTCAGTCTTTGACCAAAGGGTTGGATTAACGGGGGGCCGCTTGAAACAAACGGATCAAAAGGTCGTTGCGTCGCCGGATGAAAGGAAGAGGGACTATATCCTCGTCCCCTTGATCGGCGTCTACCTTCTTTCCATGCTGATCACCCTTTCCCATCTGGGCCAACCGTATCCCTTCATGGGGAAGATATACACCGGCGAAGCCAGCGAATCCCTGATCTTTGTCGACAGCGTAGTGAAGCTTTATCTCATAGTCGGCATTCTTAAACGGCAGCGGCTCACCCTCTGGCTCCTCATTGCCTACAACTTCGTGGAGAGTGCCAGCGGGATCTCGAACCTGCTGCTGCTCCCGGTCCAGCAGATCGTCACCGCTTCCGGCGCTCTTGCTCCGGACTACCACTACCGCATCAACGCCTTCTCGGTTTTCGTGTTGTTCCTGCTGCTGAACGTGTTCCTGTTCTTCAACAGGGACCGTTTCGACAACAAATCCATCTACCTGTGGTAGCCGGCCCATAGGAATCGCCTGAACACCCATGCGGTAGACTGGCCGCCTCCCTTGATCCAAATCCATTGCCCCTCTTATGCCTCGGCCGGTGCCAGGGCGTCCCATACTGTCCGACAGAGCATTGACTTCACCAATTGGGGGGAAGCCTGTTCCAGGCTTTGCCCCTCATCCTCGCACTGCAGACCCCCTGAGCTTGCCCTCCCGAACCTGAAGCAAAGAAAAAGGGCCATGCGGTTCGCACGGCCCTTTTTCTAGTTGTTTTTATCGCGCAACTGGCGCTTTCAGCAGAGTAGCCCTATGCGGTAGCCTTGCTGGCCGCGAGAGCCTCCTCGGTCTGGGCTTTGTCCTTGATCCAGGGCTCGCCTACGGGAAGGGCGATGCCGGACTCGGCATACACGGCGACTGCCATCAGGTAAAGTGCCGAGAAAGCGCAGATCAGCAGGTCATAAGCTGCAAAGGTTCCGGCAAGGGCGCTGCCGGTGAATTCCTTGATGTCCAGACCGATGAAGCCGAGAAGCAGGGTGAGGAAGATGAAGGCCAGCGTCGCGTGGTGCTTCATCGAGGCGATGAAGAGGATGAAGGTGAAGAGGGTCCAGGCCACCAGGTAGAAGCCGAGGTCGTTGGCGTTGAAGGCCAGGGTCGGGTAGGACGCGACCAGGGTCGGGTTCTTGCCGAAGATTATCATCAGGCAAAGGGAGATCCAGAAAGCCCCATAGCCGGTGAAGGCGCAGAAGCCGAAGTTGTTGCCGGTCCTCATTTCCATCAGTCCGGCGATGAGCTGGGCGGTGCCGCCGAAGCAGAGTCCGAGCCAGAGGACGGGGGCGATACCGCACCATCCAAGGTTGTGGCACTGCAGCACGAATGTTGTCATACCAAAGCCAGCGAGGCCGACTACCGCAGGGTTTCCCAGTTTCAAATCACTCATTACATCCTCCTATTTCCCAGTATTTGCTTCGCGATGATTTCACTTCGCCGCTGGCATGGTAGAAGCAATGAGCATACCAATGTTATATTCTGTTGTATTCGCTTTATTTATCTCTTAAAAACAGATACTTATGTCTCTTTGGGGGAGGCCTTAATTCCTGCCGGTTTTGCAGTATTGCGAAAAGTCTTTCTCGGTATTGCGCGGGCCCAGGCGAAAAATGCGAAAATCTAGCTAGTTCAGCCTTGCAGGCGGAAATGATCGGATTTTCGCAAAAATGCAAAACACCTTTTCTACACCCTGAACCAGGAGACCATGACGTTGAGTTCGCCGGCTAGCCGTGAGAGTCCGTCGGAGGATTCACGGATGCCGCTACACGAGGCGCGGACCTCGCGCGTCAGCATGGCGATCTCGTCGACGTTCCCGGAAACCTCCCTGCTTGCGGCGGACTGCTCCTCGGTCGCTGTGGCGATTCGCCGCACCATGTCGTTCACCTGCTCCACGTACTGTGCGATCCGTTCGATGGACCCCACAGTCGTGTGGACGCGGGCCAGTATGGTCCCCACCGCCTCCCGTTCCT from Citrifermentans bremense harbors:
- the pdxR gene encoding MocR-like pyridoxine biosynthesis transcription factor PdxR, encoding MFILDHRGKPSLYRQLYEQMKAGVLSGKLPSDSKLLSVRELAAELSVSRNTVEGAYLELCAEGYIYSKPRSGYFVSALTPDALPLSPQRAMRRRASLPEPKPKGNIDFHPARLDPDAFPASLWRRCFLDSLRQGRGALAQYGEPQGERRLRSSIRLYLERSRGVACDPEQIVVCSGIQQSLDIIAQIQKERHPAVALENPGFHLPRSIFGNHGFDTVPIAVGPGGLDLDALETSGASLVYVTPSHQFPTGCVMPIANRLRLIEWANIGDRFVIEDDYDSELRYHGKPIPSLQGLHPEGNIVYLGTFSKVLSPALRVSYLVLPYPLVSSYQRLFRDYACSVSLLEQKTLAEFMEQGHWDRHLRRMRTLYQKKHDATLRAVETHFGSKAMVLGQGAGLHLVLELSGHELSEKELITRARSRGIELFPYSATLAEGSSGSRVILGFGGLRLDDIDRGVKLLSQAWS
- a CDS encoding lysophospholipid acyltransferase family protein, coding for MSDQASRKSGRTGVAPAFVFWGVQSAFFYALTLLASSIPISLSCRLGACGGVFISRILPRRRDVVIENISRALPFMQSHPLWNPEHPSVEELARKNFKNLGRHLVEISRLYHGQEKGVLDSIELRGRENLDRARAKGKGVVCFSGHCGNWEVMALALGSIFGDGVVVARRQKNPFLEKMITRMRMRYHSRVLDKQGALRGILKALKKGELVGILADQAVLPEEGVLIEVMGRPAWASKAPAIIARASGAAVVPVFIHREEGRQVITFHPEYSFSGDESEAGITKDIQALSRYVEDFVVAHPTQWYWVHRRWKRAFAAGAASMEKVGIAATN
- a CDS encoding pyridoxamine 5'-phosphate oxidase family protein translates to MFSEKLLEVMKHPGVVAIATQGEDGPHLVNTWNSYLQLPREGCLLVPAGYMHRTEANIARDNRVLLTIGSHEVAGNMGPGTGFLIKGTAGFATSGPDFDIIKRKYAWARGALVVTVESATQTL
- a CDS encoding HAMP domain-containing methyl-accepting chemotaxis protein; this encodes MEKTVMTLGKRLKVGCAVALLMIMAVGATGYWQIQSMSQASDSMLHVEGKIAESSARLRADVLGLRRYEKDTFINIGSPEKTKEYMAKWQEQLGHASARISDLEKVVVTSQDREIVKSMKTHLETYVNGFKSICAGLEAGKIASTKEANAAIGEYKDAVHVLETTAKTYAEDGVARMAQKETELDRTADRADAFIISLVLSALALLVLSFYMLMRSLAGPVADLRSAASNVQAGSRQVSAGSEDLSEGATEQAAAAEEASSSMEQMSANIRNNADNASQTEKMSRQSAESAKEGGKAVAETVVAMRKISEKTSIIGEIARQTNLLALNAAIEAARAGEHGKGFAVVASEVRKLAERSQVASAEIEALSTTSVQVAEKAGDMLARIVPDIEKTAELVHEISVACREQDQGAEQVNQAIQQLDQVIQRNAMASEELAATSEELASQAEQLTDTVSFFSMNSNGEGAGVAASGIRPVARKKVVAVSGDPVPRTKRQLTKSGALPGYQYELQDEDEFERM
- a CDS encoding acetate uptake transporter — encoded protein: MSDLKLGNPAVVGLAGFGMTTFVLQCHNLGWCGIAPVLWLGLCFGGTAQLIAGLMEMRTGNNFGFCAFTGYGAFWISLCLMIIFGKNPTLVASYPTLAFNANDLGFYLVAWTLFTFILFIASMKHHATLAFIFLTLLLGFIGLDIKEFTGSALAGTFAAYDLLICAFSALYLMAVAVYAESGIALPVGEPWIKDKAQTEEALAASKATA